In the genome of Anabaena cylindrica PCC 7122, the window GATCGCGGAAATTTATAGATAACCCGTCCTGGGGTAATTCTGCTGGCGATCGATGAGTCAATAAAAATAGTAGTGTTGCTCCCAATCCGTACAAGTCTGTTGCTGTTACTGCTTGTCCAAGAAACTGTTCAGGAGCCATGTAACCATAAGTCCCAACAACTGTACTACCTCGCATGAAGGTACTGTAGTAAGTATCTCGCACTGCACCAAAGTCTACTAAATACAGTGAGCCATCTTCATGACGAATGATATTTTGCGGTTTAATATCACGATGAATCACTTGCGGATCTAACCGTTGCAGATAAACCAGAATCGCTAATATTTGCCGAGCAATTTGCTTGATGCCTATTTCATTAGTACGCCATCCCTGCTCTATCCATGCAGCGAAAGATTGCCCTTTCGCCAATTCTTGCACAATGTAAAATCGGCGATCGCTTTGAGTATCGATCTGAAAATAATTGAGATAACGTGGTATTCCTCGATGCTGGAGTTTTTCTAGTACCTTAGCCTCGCGCTCAAATAACTCCAACACTTTCCAGTCTTGTGTTTGCTGAAAAGAGATAACTTTTATTGCTACGATCACACCAGGCTGCGTTATGTCTTCTGCTGCATAGGTGATACCGCTATTTCCTTCACCCAATATATTAATAATGCGATAACGATTACAAGGAGGCTGCTTTGTAGCATCAATGATTGCGTCACCTAGTTGATGCAATGATCCGTCCATAATAGTAAATAGGGGTTGCTGAGGGCTTGAATCAGATATTGGCTAGGGTGTTGAAATTTGGAACGAAGATTGGTTGTTTCAATCTTCAAAAAACCCAAAATATGAGCGGCAGATTCAAGATGATAGTAATGAAATGACGTATTTCCGTTAGTCACTTGGAAAGGGCTTGTTCTAGTAAATTAACTGTGAATGGGAACTATCCTATTGGGAATCATCTGTCTCTCCTAAAATATAAAATACCCTGAAGTAATCAAGGATTATACACAAAGGAACTCTTGATATAAAGTCCTACATAGTCTCCATCATTACTCTCACCAACAATATAAATATTTTCTTCTGTCCAAGAACTAATGCGATACATAAAAGATTGATCAAACTTCTGTTCAAAAAATTGATTCATTTGATTTACTTGATTATATTTTTGGTGAACTTCATTAAGATCATAATTGTGAAACCTTTCATTAAAGTATCCGCGATCTTTATAAAAACCGTTGAATTTACCAATCTCTAGCATTCTTGCTTTTTGCAAAATCTGCTCCATCGCTAACTCCTTACTTGTAGCTAGAGAATAAACAATTTGATGTGTATATGAATAACCGTAACCGCCACCAAAATCACCACTCATAGAAATGTAACCTAAATCTTCAACACATTTTTTAAGTTGTGTTTCTAGATTAGAACTATCAAATTCTGAAAACTCCGGTACTGAGGTTTTATCAATAGAAGAGCGAGAAATCACCTCTTGGGGAATATTTGTTTCTACATAAACTGTTGGTGCGATCGCCACCCAATTTTTATCTTTTGTTTGTCCAACTATAATCCCAGGAACAGGAACGTCAACTTCATCCCAATAACTTACAGTAAAAAGATAAGATTCTAGATTATCTAAATTATTAGAAATAACTTGCCATAATAACTCTATCTTATTTTCCCAAGCTTTAATTTGCTCTTGATTCAAAGAAAAATCATTAAAACACTTGGCATACTTTAGCTCTTTCAACCTTGTTATGATCACATCAGCATCAGTCAATTTGAACCAATTTTTAAACAAACAAAGATTCAAGACATTAAAATCTCCTTGGGTATTTCTCTCCCATACAAAAGGATAAATATAATTGCCATCTTCATGTCCTGGTAAACGAATATAGGGTAGTTGTTCTACTAAAAGCTCTAAAGTTCCAATTGTCTGTTCTGTTTCAGGGTTCATTTTATATTCTTCCTCTTATATCAAAATTGCTTGTAGAAGGTAGAGTTAAGGATTGTAGGTAAACTGACTGTGAATAGCAACTCCGACGCAGGAAGCGGAAGTATCCTGTTGGGAATTGTCTGTTTCTCCTAAAATATAAAGATGTTCGTAATCCCAAAAACAAAAGCGATAAAGTAACAATTTAGGAAACATAGTATGTAGGAATTTGATTAAGTTGTTAACATTATCTTTATCAAAATCTCTATCATGAACAGAAAAGCCCCAACCTCTATTTCCTTGAATCATAAATTTTTTAACTTTATAAATTTCAACTAAGCCAGCTTTTAACAAAGCATTCTTAATTGCTTCTTCTTGACTATCTCCTGATGCCAAAACTATACTATGATGATGAATATGATGATATCCACCATCATAGTAGCCATATATTCTGATATTGCCTAACTCTTTAATAATGTTATTAATTTTCCTCTCAATCTTTGACAATTTTTCTAATTCTAAATTAAATTGTTTTTCTTCTTTGTATGGCGAACAGTGAATAAGTTCATTAATAAATTTAGGTGTTTCTTGGGGAACAGTGGAAGAAAGACAAATCCAGCGTTTACTATCAGGAACTCTCCCCACAACAACGGATAGGGAATAATGAGAGTTATAGCTGAAAGAAAAAGCCTGTAAATCCTTAATTCTCTCTGCTAATAAACGTAGTAACTTAAAATATTGTTGATATCTTTTATTTTTACTAGGTTCATCTAGTAGGAATTTTTCTGGATCTTTATGGTAAACATAAATAAGACTCGATGCTAAACCATTCTGTTCTGTCCACAACCAATTTTCACAAGCAACTTCTGGGTCAGTTTCTATGATCCAACCTTCAGATTTGATTAGATTTAAGGGCGTGAATTGACCTTTTATAGTTGCATCCCAAGCATAGGGTTGTAAAGTTGCACTATCTTCATGACATGGAAGAGAATAGCGTATTTCTTCTTCCAAAAGGACTTCCAGCGTCCCTAGTCGTTGCTCAGTTTCAGGTTTCATTTATTTCTCCTTTTATCATTAATTTAAACTTGCTCTAGCCACTGCTCTGACAATTTGATTGCTATCTTCGGTAAGCTGTTGTTTAATTTCTGTTGGTGTCGCGGGATTATCAGCCACTGCGTAACGTTCCAGCCAAGAAACTGACTGCGCTCCCTTTTGCAAAACTTCAGCAGCAGTTAAAGGGTGCAACAATGCCACCAAACGCACAAAAGGAACATCGGACTCTACATACTCCGATAATACTGTCTCTAAATCATCCGTTTGGGGGTTATAGATGCGGCTCAAACCGCGTAGTGTGGGAATGGTTGGGGTTTGGCGTACAGTTGGGTTACTGACTAAATCTTCCAAAGAAGCACGCAGCGCAGCCGGGGTGTGAGGATTTTTAGCTACAGCACGACGCACTTCTACTTTTTCATCACGGGCAAGTTGTTCGAGTTGAGGCGATGGTAAGTTAGGATTAGTCGCCACCGCAGTACGAACGGTTAAATCTTCATCTCGCGTTAAAGCTACTAATGCACTTTCTGGAGTCCGAGAATTTCTTGCTACTTTCAGCCGCACTTCTACTTTTTCATCAGTTGATAAAAGCTCTAAAACCTGAGCCGGCACATTCCCACTAGCAGCAACCGCTTCACGGATTGGTAATGCTCTATCTTGGGCTAATTGTTGCCAATGTGCTGCGGTTAAGTTGGGATGGCGGACTAAAGCAATACGCACATTTGCATTAGAATGCTGGATAAATTGAGTTAATAGTTCTAATGTTAGATTTGGGTTACGAGCAAGAGAAATTAAGACAGGTTCTTCTGGTTCTGTAGCAATTATTTTTGCCATCAATTCTGGAGGGAGATTGTGACTTAATGCTATAACTTCACGAACATATTGGGACTTATTTTCTAACAACCTTGCCATTAAATTAACAGGGATCTCATTTCTTTCTACCATTGCACCAGTAACTTCTTCATCATGTTTATTTAGCAACTTCTCTAGCAATTGTGGTGAGCTATTAGGATTTCTGGCTATACCCCAAAGAACAGGTTCATAAGTATCATCTATCATTTTTTCTAATGCAGACAATGGAGTATTACGATGATGGGCAACGTTCGATCTAATCCATGAAGTTGTGTTTGTTGATAATTTTTCGAGGGTACTGGCGGGCATTTGAGAGCCTTCCAGATTTCTGAGCAAATACTCGAACACTTTCCCTTGTGTACGACTATCTCTTTTTAAAGTGTCCTCTACTACTGCTGCTAAGGCATTTCCTGGAGTTTTACGATTGTAAGCATTAGCAAGTTTCTTTTCTACTCCTAAAAATTCGAGAACTTCTACAGGTGTATTCTGATTTCCAGTTAGTTTCTCCCACACTCTTCTGCTCGAATCTTGAGCGAGTTGAGTTAATATTTCTACGGGAGTGTTTTTATTTCCTGCAATTTCTGCTCTAACTAATTCTGATTCATCGTGAGCTAATCGTTTTAAAATTTCTATTTGACTGGAACGATTACGCACCAAAATCAAGCGCACATTCAAATTCTCATCTTGAGTGAGATTCAAGAGAATAGGAAGCGGTAAGTTAGGATTTTGACAGACAACTTGACGAATGGTAGCATCACTATCTTTTGCTAGTTGTTCAAGGATAGTAATTGGAGTCTTCTTGCTACCGGCTGCGATAATTTTAGCTTTTTGATCTCCGGTTTCAAGAACTTGGGCTAAAGCATAGGAACTGTGAGGACGATTGGCAAGAAGTTGGTTTGCTTGTGAAGTTTCTTCTCTTTTTTGTAGTTCTAGTTGAATTTGATATTTAGTTAATTGATCAAGATGAAGATTTTTTAGAACAGCTTCAGCGACTCCATTGTTACCTTTAGTTAAAGCCAGTTGTTTTAACAAAACAATAGGTGTATTTGGATTTTGAGCAACATCAATTAAGGTGTGAGACAGTCCATAAGAATTTTCGATTTTCTCAACAGCTTGCTCAAGAAGATGAACAGGTGCATTGGGATTTTTAACAATTTCCTGTAATCCGCCGACTCCTTTTTGAGCAATCTGTTCTAAAATCACTGCTGGTGTATCGGGATGTTTAGCAATAGCTCCCCCGTATCCCTGCTCAGAATAAAATGCTTGCTGTATGTATTCATGTCGCTTTAGTTCAGAAATCGCTGAATTATAACCAAGCGCTAATCGCAGTGAAGCATCATCAGAATGGCGATTGTAACGATCCGGTTCTTTTCTGTATTTTTGCCAGATGCGATCGCGCAAATCATTAGGTACAGAAGGATTACCAAGCAAAGCAACAACAACTGCTTCTGACCAATCACTACTATCTGATATTCCTATGGTTAATAGCAAACCATAAAGCAGATAATTAGGCGAAATTTTTGCTTCTGTATCAAAAGGACTACCTTTAAGCCATATACGATCTAGAAAATGAACATCGCCATTTAAACCAATTGCAGGTAGTATTGCGCCACCAATTGCTGTAACTTGCTGCTTTTGTTGTTCATCAAGAGTATTGATTAATTCATCCCAATCTCGTAAGATCGGAACTCGTCTCCCTTCCTCGTCTCTGAGCCAATATAGAATTTGCTCTGGCGAGTAATAGCGGTTGCAAAATTCAATAAATTTATCAAGAAACGTATCAAGAAGAGGAAGAGAAAAATTGGGAATGGGTTGACTGATTTCTAAAATTTTTTGGCGGAACGAAAATAATACTCCTGCTGCTAATTGTTCCAAAATTGCGATCGGAGTGTTAGCATCTTCTGCAATCTTAACTTTAATACGACGGCTTGAATTAATAACTAAATCTACTAATAATAATTGCAATCTCCGTTTTTCAGTTGCTTTAGTATTTTGAGCCACAGCCAACCGCACATTTTCATTAGGATACTGTGCGAACTTTTCTAAAATCTCTTCAGAAACTTGGGGATGCTTCGCAATATCTACCAGAAAGTCTAAAGCCTCTGCCGTCCATGTCTCTATTAATTCTGGTTTATGAGGACGACGTGCAGCTTTTTCTTGTCTCATAGCTTCCACATCTACATCTGCAAATCGTTCTAAAATCCAAGTGGGTGTATTCGGTTGCCGGAAAAATAAATCACGATGATTCTTGCTTGTTTCTACTTGATTAAAA includes:
- a CDS encoding leucine rich repeat variant-containing protein — encoded protein: MMNWGGMMELLRSLTISDLEPFIAEPTQLNGQSIALQLAVASYSPTPRPLLEVLVNSPHAIVSEAAQLHINWAGEISEDGQNAVEEVLESRYLGQNDKLAVELLKIAPVPPCFLSEWVPNRYLIQALSNPYLPPRYHFKLLERLAKEPSLEPRLQVAEDPQTPLTLLESLAGDLELAIRLSVSYNPSCPPELVRLVQEQHEIASDFDTDAEQLANLAQSRWDCIRLAVAKNPSTSQETLLTLAADKVLKIRLAVAKNSVTSAKILAVLAASDQEIQSVVAAHENVTEEILHCLFTTQQGIIKNRANLPVSILERVFNQVETSKNHRDLFFRQPNTPTWILERFADVDVEAMRQEKAARRPHKPELIETWTAEALDFLVDIAKHPQVSEEILEKFAQYPNENVRLAVAQNTKATEKRRLQLLLVDLVINSSRRIKVKIAEDANTPIAILEQLAAGVLFSFRQKILEISQPIPNFSLPLLDTFLDKFIEFCNRYYSPEQILYWLRDEEGRRVPILRDWDELINTLDEQQKQQVTAIGGAILPAIGLNGDVHFLDRIWLKGSPFDTEAKISPNYLLYGLLLTIGISDSSDWSEAVVVALLGNPSVPNDLRDRIWQKYRKEPDRYNRHSDDASLRLALGYNSAISELKRHEYIQQAFYSEQGYGGAIAKHPDTPAVILEQIAQKGVGGLQEIVKNPNAPVHLLEQAVEKIENSYGLSHTLIDVAQNPNTPIVLLKQLALTKGNNGVAEAVLKNLHLDQLTKYQIQLELQKREETSQANQLLANRPHSSYALAQVLETGDQKAKIIAAGSKKTPITILEQLAKDSDATIRQVVCQNPNLPLPILLNLTQDENLNVRLILVRNRSSQIEILKRLAHDESELVRAEIAGNKNTPVEILTQLAQDSSRRVWEKLTGNQNTPVEVLEFLGVEKKLANAYNRKTPGNALAAVVEDTLKRDSRTQGKVFEYLLRNLEGSQMPASTLEKLSTNTTSWIRSNVAHHRNTPLSALEKMIDDTYEPVLWGIARNPNSSPQLLEKLLNKHDEEVTGAMVERNEIPVNLMARLLENKSQYVREVIALSHNLPPELMAKIIATEPEEPVLISLARNPNLTLELLTQFIQHSNANVRIALVRHPNLTAAHWQQLAQDRALPIREAVAASGNVPAQVLELLSTDEKVEVRLKVARNSRTPESALVALTRDEDLTVRTAVATNPNLPSPQLEQLARDEKVEVRRAVAKNPHTPAALRASLEDLVSNPTVRQTPTIPTLRGLSRIYNPQTDDLETVLSEYVESDVPFVRLVALLHPLTAAEVLQKGAQSVSWLERYAVADNPATPTEIKQQLTEDSNQIVRAVARASLN
- a CDS encoding nuclease A inhibitor family protein → MNPETEQTIGTLELLVEQLPYIRLPGHEDGNYIYPFVWERNTQGDFNVLNLCLFKNWFKLTDADVIITRLKELKYAKCFNDFSLNQEQIKAWENKIELLWQVISNNLDNLESYLFTVSYWDEVDVPVPGIIVGQTKDKNWVAIAPTVYVETNIPQEVISRSSIDKTSVPEFSEFDSSNLETQLKKCVEDLGYISMSGDFGGGYGYSYTHQIVYSLATSKELAMEQILQKARMLEIGKFNGFYKDRGYFNERFHNYDLNEVHQKYNQVNQMNQFFEQKFDQSFMYRISSWTEENIYIVGESNDGDYVGLYIKSSFVYNP